The Leptospira mtsangambouensis sequence TCCAAACTTACGTTTCCAATTTTCGAGGGATTTAATTTTCCAAAGATCCCATAAACATAAAAGATTCAATATAAGATGGGGTAAGGGAGATATGAGCAATTCAGAGGAATCACCGAGAGAAGAAATTTGACCAATCATTTGTTTGGTGGTCTTTCTTTCTTTTGCCAAATACACAAATGTCTTTTGAAATCGTGAAGCACCGGAGGATAAAGTTTTGATCTCTTTCCATTGTTTTATAGAGTCACGACGATAACTCACAAATAATAAGCCGTTCAAAAGAAGAAGTAGAGGAATGAGCGGAAGGTCAAATAACAACCCTAAAACAATATAAACAGGAGAAAAAAATCCCCAAATAGGATAAAAACCCTTTAAAAACCTTCTTTTTTTCCAAAAGGAGTCTTCCGCATTTACTTGTGGTAAAGAAAACTTTTCATTTGTTTCCGCATCTGGGACTAAAAACTTACGGAGGAGATGATAGGCATAAGAGGAATTTTTTTTCAGAGTATTTTGAATTTCTAAGGGATCTGAATGGAGATTTCTATCTTCTATTGGTTCCTGTAAAAAACGTTTGAGATAGGCCTCAAATCCAATCTCTGTGATCGTAGTATCATAAATCCCCAAAAACCCTTGTTTGGTGCAAAGATCTAAATCGATTGAAAGAGGGTGGTTTCGTACATTTTCAGGATATTCCCAAACTTCTCTTGTTTTGATTTTTTTAAATTCACCTGTTAGCCTATAAATTTCTTCCTGAAGAAAGTTTTCTGTTCTTTTGGCATACTGGATTTGTATCTTTCGTTTGGAATACAGTCGTACCAAATACACAAAGGGAAAAAGGAAAAGTAGAGAATATAAATATTCTTTCCAAGATGTTTTGCCTAGATAAGAAAAAAGAAGGGCAACGAAAAAAAGAGAAAACGTAATAAATCTAAATACAGAAACCCTTTTTAGTTTTTTAGAAAGGAAATGGATTTTGTTTTGGTAACGTTTGTTCCTTTTGGTAAGGAACAGATAGGTTGGATTAGTGGAAAATGGGTCGTTCGTAATTTTCTTCTTCCCTACGAGAAATCTCAGTGTCGAGAACACGGATGAGACTTCCTAAATCATTTAATCTCCATTTGTCGATGAGACGACCTCTTTCGCGACCGGAAAACTTATTCAAATACAGAGTGCCAAATAGGTCTTCCCCGTACTCGTAAGCAACGAAACGCCCGTTTCGTCTGCCAGTAGAATTTTCCAATCGAATCGTCATGAACGAATACCAATAATCAGATAAAAAAAAATAGTACAAGCAAAATTTTTTGCTTAAGGATATTC is a genomic window containing:
- a CDS encoding MutS-related protein, with product MQIQYAKRTENFLQEEIYRLTGEFKKIKTREVWEYPENVRNHPLSIDLDLCTKQGFLGIYDTTITEIGFEAYLKRFLQEPIEDRNLHSDPLEIQNTLKKNSSYAYHLLRKFLVPDAETNEKFSLPQVNAEDSFWKKRRFLKGFYPIWGFFSPVYIVLGLLFDLPLIPLLLLLNGLLFVSYRRDSIKQWKEIKTLSSGASRFQKTFVYLAKERKTTKQMIGQISSLGDSSELLISPLPHLILNLLCLWDLWKIKSLENWKRKFGNLWNELQIQILKTDSLLPFANFGFLFPESNFAHLSPSGSLSAESLVHPLLPKSSRVFNPLTKMEPGDLMIVTGSNMSGKTTYLRSIAMSLLLAGSGAPILGKNFEYPEFQIHTLIRSQDSMEDGVSFFYSEVRRLSAIIQNADSSIKIPILFLDEILKGTNSKERFIATREILSVLREKRTIVFLTTHDLKLAEIPWAKRFHFTELEKDGQMDFDYTIRDGVSGSTNALKILKKEGIPIRNEEE